One window from the genome of Comamonas sp. lk encodes:
- a CDS encoding bifunctional diguanylate cyclase/phosphodiesterase — translation MPEILNAQQSDSQDALLRLIADTVPAMLAYFDAATMACRFANASYAEYFGFSQQEIVGKTVREIAGEAVWNQIRSSLPMNNPSVTDSVRYSRQVVRADHSIQHIETVLRPHSENGVLQGMVALVTDVSHHHQVMQKLQASEERMRRFASVTTEAIAMHREGLVIDGNTALTQLLGYSLPELLQNPILDYVAPEYQLSALQTMRNEREERHESVLIHKNGQRIPVEVQGKSMPSDEGDFRLVVFRDMTASHLAREHMNFLAQHDLLTQLPNRARLNELMTQAIALAGQQQSRLSVLSIDLHQFKAINDSLSHQAGDLVLCEIARRLRSSTGKLDLVARVGGDDFVVVLTGSPTLLETEALAAKLRAVIEAPCEIEGTQLIVSPSMGVAIYPKDGESPEVLLSNAEAAMHMAKSEGRSMVQFYTPMLEGRATRMLMQEQMLRTAVDNGDFELHYQPQTFTANGQLAGFEALVRWRHPHRGLVPPGEFIGFAENRGLIAAVDRWVMRQACIQAKAWQREGLPAVPIAVNLSPQEFRERDVAREVAEVLHETGLEARYLHIELTETTLMQSSGQMPETLKALKALGVGLAIDDFGTGYSSLAYLRRHPIDTLKIDRSFVTDISHNPDARAIVNAIIQMGRSLNLNIVAEGVETAAQLALLRQLGCAMMQGYLVSLPLPAEQAKAWMSQHCHLL, via the coding sequence ATGCCTGAGATTCTCAACGCGCAGCAGTCAGACAGTCAGGACGCCTTGCTACGGCTGATCGCTGACACCGTTCCTGCCATGCTGGCCTATTTTGATGCAGCCACCATGGCTTGCCGCTTTGCCAACGCTAGTTACGCCGAGTACTTCGGCTTCTCTCAGCAGGAGATTGTAGGCAAGACCGTGCGCGAGATTGCAGGGGAAGCGGTCTGGAACCAGATCCGATCGTCCCTGCCCATGAACAATCCTTCGGTCACCGACTCCGTGCGCTATAGCCGCCAGGTGGTAAGGGCCGACCACAGCATTCAGCACATAGAAACCGTGCTGCGCCCCCATAGCGAAAACGGCGTGTTGCAGGGCATGGTGGCCCTGGTCACCGATGTCAGCCACCACCACCAGGTCATGCAGAAACTGCAGGCCAGCGAGGAGCGCATGCGCCGCTTTGCCTCGGTGACGACGGAAGCCATTGCCATGCACCGCGAGGGCCTGGTCATCGACGGCAACACGGCACTGACGCAGCTGCTGGGCTACAGCCTGCCCGAGCTGCTCCAAAACCCCATCCTCGACTATGTCGCCCCGGAATATCAGCTGTCTGCACTGCAGACCATGCGCAACGAACGCGAGGAGCGCCACGAGTCGGTACTGATCCACAAGAACGGCCAGCGCATTCCGGTGGAGGTGCAGGGCAAGAGCATGCCCAGCGACGAAGGAGATTTTCGCCTCGTCGTGTTTCGCGACATGACGGCCAGCCACCTGGCCAGAGAGCATATGAACTTTCTGGCTCAGCATGACTTGCTGACCCAGCTACCCAATCGCGCACGGCTCAACGAGTTGATGACGCAGGCGATTGCACTGGCCGGCCAGCAGCAGTCGAGGCTGTCGGTGCTCAGCATTGATCTGCATCAGTTCAAGGCCATCAACGACTCGCTGAGCCACCAGGCCGGCGATCTGGTGCTGTGCGAGATCGCCAGACGGCTGCGCAGCAGCACCGGCAAGCTCGATCTGGTGGCGCGGGTGGGCGGCGATGATTTCGTGGTGGTCCTGACCGGCAGCCCCACGCTGCTGGAGACCGAGGCCCTGGCCGCCAAACTCAGAGCCGTCATTGAAGCGCCTTGCGAGATCGAAGGCACGCAGCTGATCGTTTCGCCCAGCATGGGCGTTGCCATCTACCCCAAGGATGGCGAAAGCCCCGAGGTCTTGCTGAGCAATGCCGAGGCCGCCATGCATATGGCCAAGTCCGAGGGACGCAGCATGGTGCAGTTCTACACCCCCATGCTGGAAGGCCGTGCCACGCGCATGCTGATGCAGGAGCAGATGCTGCGCACCGCGGTGGACAACGGCGACTTTGAGCTGCACTACCAGCCCCAGACTTTCACGGCCAACGGCCAGCTGGCGGGGTTCGAGGCCCTGGTACGCTGGCGCCATCCGCACCGGGGGCTGGTGCCGCCCGGCGAGTTCATAGGCTTTGCCGAGAACCGCGGCCTGATTGCGGCCGTGGACCGTTGGGTGATGCGCCAGGCCTGTATTCAGGCCAAGGCCTGGCAGCGCGAAGGACTTCCCGCCGTGCCGATTGCCGTCAATCTTTCGCCCCAGGAGTTTCGCGAGCGCGATGTGGCGCGCGAGGTGGCCGAGGTCCTGCATGAAACAGGGCTGGAGGCCCGCTACCTGCACATCGAACTGACCGAGACCACGCTGATGCAGTCCAGCGGGCAGATGCCGGAGACGCTCAAGGCGCTCAAGGCGCTGGGCGTAGGCCTGGCCATCGACGACTTCGGCACCGGCTACTCCTCGCTGGCCTATTTGCGCCGCCATCCCATAGACACGCTCAAGATCGATCGTTCCTTCGTCACCGACATCTCGCACAACCCCGATGCCAGGGCCATTGTCAATGCCATCATTCAGATGGGACGCAGCCTGAACCTGAACATCGTGGCCGAGGGCGTGGAAACCGCTGCCCAGCTGGCTTTGTTGAGGCAACTGGGCTGTGCCATGATGCAAGGCTATCTGGTATCGCTTCCGCTGCCGGCAGAACAGGCCAAGGCCTGGATGTCGCAGCACTGTCACTTGCTATAA
- a CDS encoding AMP nucleosidase yields the protein MASNFSTSSHKTSTSLHTDAQQALAHIQQLYREQIEHLRAAMQRFVAGETPAVPTHAYYPFVRIKTTTVARADTKLTYGFVEGPGIYEATLTRPDLFADYFGEQLRLLIAHHQVPLEVGLSEKPIPIHFSFADNDHIEGSLSPERRLLMRDVFDLPDLEAMDDGIANGTWRPQPGEALPLSLFTAPRVDYSLHRLRHYTGTAPEWFQNFVLFTNYQFYIDEFIRLGHAEMAKEDSDYIAFVEPGNVVTRRKGLPAEAVDELGNAPPRLPQMPGYHLVRADTSGITMVNIGVGPANAKTITDHIAVLRPHAWMMLGHCAGLRNSQQLGDYVLAHAYVREDHVLDAELPLWVPIPALAEIQLALQQAVADVTQMEHSELKRIMRTGTVASTDNRNWELLPDNLPQKRFSQSRAVALDMESATIAANGFRFRVPYGTLLCVSDKPLHGEIKLPGMANHFYRERVDQHLRIGMRAVDILREGGTNRLHSRKLRSFDEVAFQ from the coding sequence ATGGCCTCGAATTTCTCTACCTCTTCCCATAAAACGAGCACAAGCTTGCACACGGATGCCCAGCAGGCGCTGGCCCATATCCAGCAGCTTTACCGCGAACAAATCGAGCATTTGCGCGCAGCCATGCAGCGCTTTGTGGCGGGTGAGACGCCGGCGGTACCCACCCATGCCTACTATCCGTTTGTGCGCATCAAGACCACCACCGTGGCGCGTGCGGACACCAAGCTCACCTACGGCTTTGTGGAAGGCCCCGGCATTTATGAGGCCACGCTGACCCGGCCCGATCTGTTTGCCGATTACTTTGGCGAGCAGCTGCGCCTGCTGATTGCCCACCACCAGGTACCGCTGGAAGTGGGCTTGAGCGAAAAACCCATTCCCATCCACTTCTCGTTTGCCGACAACGACCATATCGAAGGCTCGCTCTCGCCCGAGCGGCGCCTGCTGATGCGCGATGTGTTCGATCTGCCCGATCTGGAAGCCATGGACGACGGCATCGCCAACGGCACCTGGCGCCCCCAGCCCGGCGAGGCCCTGCCGCTGTCGCTCTTCACCGCACCACGGGTGGACTATTCGCTGCACCGCCTGCGCCACTACACCGGCACCGCGCCCGAGTGGTTTCAGAACTTTGTGCTGTTTACCAACTACCAGTTCTACATCGACGAATTCATTCGCCTGGGCCATGCCGAAATGGCCAAGGAAGACAGCGACTACATTGCCTTTGTCGAGCCTGGCAATGTGGTCACGCGCCGCAAGGGCCTGCCTGCCGAGGCGGTGGACGAACTGGGCAATGCCCCGCCGCGCCTGCCCCAGATGCCCGGCTACCACCTGGTGCGTGCCGACACCAGCGGCATCACCATGGTCAATATCGGAGTCGGCCCGGCCAATGCCAAAACGATCACCGATCACATCGCCGTGCTGCGCCCCCATGCATGGATGATGCTGGGCCACTGCGCCGGCCTGCGCAACAGCCAGCAGCTGGGCGACTATGTGCTGGCACACGCCTATGTACGCGAAGACCATGTGCTGGATGCCGAGCTGCCGCTGTGGGTACCGATTCCGGCCCTGGCCGAAATCCAGCTGGCGCTGCAACAGGCCGTGGCCGATGTCACCCAGATGGAGCATTCCGAGCTCAAGCGCATCATGCGCACGGGCACGGTGGCCAGCACGGACAACCGCAACTGGGAGCTGCTGCCGGACAATCTGCCGCAAAAGCGCTTCAGCCAGAGCCGTGCCGTGGCGCTGGACATGGAGTCGGCCACCATTGCGGCCAACGGCTTCCGTTTCCGCGTGCCCTACGGCACCTTGCTGTGCGTCAGCGACAAGCCCTTGCACGGCGAAATCAAGCTGCCCGGCATGGCCAACCACTTTTACCGGGAACGCGTAGACCAGCACCTGCGTATCGGTATGCGCGCTGTGGACATACTGCGCGAAGGCGGCACCAATCGCTTGCACAGCCGTAAGCTGCGCAGCTTCGACGAAGTCGCCTTCCAGTAA
- a CDS encoding GGDEF domain-containing protein, producing MPGPDFFTIAMVVAINLMVIAIALPWLLDQKLTYGARHAQRYFLLQGLAWLAGIAELYFDTSVWGKPLSTLAILCATLVQWELSRSLAGWLGPRHRALDHGLRILSVIGVLGYLVTIHSPAQRLAWFSTINGMCAVLVGCMALFPRKPQTRVWRYTVFGIEVSLGLAVMSAGLTQPYESWAQMLTADSGLHPALGLMTPICGSLLMLATLWALREELKRNQNSRPDDWAGLPQRKALERQGQAMLERAQRDKLPLAFVMLDMDHFYRVNQERGYAVGDEALQLLSRILQKHIRCNEVIARWQGQALCMLLHADAAGVQSLCARLQSAMQLGAQYELQVDLSFSAGCALVSEVWEQLSIEDLARHAENALQDAKRLGRGRWEFVTLQVAEIPLPRTMPLPFGG from the coding sequence ATGCCCGGGCCGGATTTTTTTACCATCGCCATGGTGGTGGCCATCAATTTGATGGTCATCGCCATCGCCCTGCCCTGGCTGCTGGATCAGAAACTCACCTATGGCGCCCGCCATGCGCAGCGCTATTTCCTGCTGCAAGGCCTGGCCTGGCTGGCCGGCATTGCCGAGCTGTACTTTGACACCAGCGTCTGGGGCAAGCCGCTGTCAACGCTTGCCATTCTTTGCGCCACGCTGGTGCAATGGGAGCTAAGCCGCTCCTTGGCGGGCTGGCTGGGCCCACGCCACCGGGCCCTTGACCATGGCTTGCGCATACTGAGCGTGATCGGTGTGCTGGGCTATCTGGTCACCATCCATTCACCGGCACAAAGACTGGCCTGGTTCAGCACCATCAATGGAATGTGTGCCGTGCTGGTCGGCTGCATGGCCCTGTTTCCCCGCAAGCCCCAAACCCGGGTCTGGCGCTACACCGTGTTCGGCATCGAAGTATCTCTGGGCCTGGCCGTGATGTCGGCAGGCCTGACCCAGCCTTACGAGTCCTGGGCCCAGATGCTCACGGCAGACTCCGGCCTGCACCCTGCCCTGGGCCTGATGACGCCCATCTGCGGCAGCTTGCTGATGCTGGCCACGCTATGGGCGCTGCGCGAGGAGCTCAAGCGAAATCAGAACAGCCGCCCCGATGACTGGGCCGGCCTGCCCCAGCGCAAGGCCCTGGAGCGCCAGGGCCAGGCCATGCTGGAACGGGCCCAGCGCGACAAGCTGCCGCTGGCATTCGTGATGCTGGATATGGATCACTTCTACCGCGTCAACCAGGAGCGCGGCTATGCCGTGGGTGATGAAGCCCTGCAGCTGCTGTCGAGAATTCTGCAAAAGCATATTCGCTGCAACGAAGTGATAGCGCGCTGGCAAGGCCAGGCCTTGTGCATGCTGCTGCATGCCGATGCGGCCGGCGTGCAGTCGCTGTGCGCGCGCCTGCAATCGGCCATGCAACTGGGCGCGCAGTATGAATTGCAGGTGGATCTGAGCTTCAGCGCGGGCTGCGCTCTGGTGTCCGAGGTCTGGGAGCAGCTGAGCATCGAAGATCTGGCCCGGCACGCAGAAAATGCTTTGCAGGACGCCAAGCGTCTGGGCCGCGGCCGCTGGGAATTCGTCACCCTGCAGGTCGCTGAAATACCTTTGCCCCGGACCATGCCCCTGCCTTTTGGCGGCTGA
- a CDS encoding choline dehydrogenase, with the protein MRDFLVIGAGSAGSVLAARLSEDPEVSVTLLEAGGEDRSVLIHCPAGLALMAKQKTCNWSMSTVPQPGLNGRQGYQPRGKVLGGSSSINAMIYMRGQPQDYEYWSAQGNPGWGWSDVFPYFIKAENNTRAADALHGSRGPLHVSDLCDPNPLALAFVQAGVQAGQVHNRDFNGPTQEGVGLYQVTHHQGERCSAAKAYLTPVRQRPNLEVITRARVLRILLEDRQAVGVEYEQGGQVRQLRCRREVLLCAGALQSPQLLMLSGIGPGQHLQQLSIKVAHHLPGVGLHLHDHPDVVQVVDAPQLTDSFGISLTGIKHLCRGVVQWTRERRGMLTSNFAEAGGFIRSQPQEAAPDLQLHFVVGKLVDHGRKTVLGHGYSCHVCLLQPQSRGSVRLASADARALPLIDPGFFSHEEDMPRMIRGVQRMRDILGQPALAGLGGKEYAASAQAQSEAEIEQFIRNYADTIYHPVGSCRMGPGELDVVDAKLRVHGMQGLRVVDASVMPRTVSGNTNAPVIMLAEKAADLIRGDWR; encoded by the coding sequence ATGCGTGACTTTCTGGTGATTGGTGCGGGTTCGGCGGGCTCGGTGCTGGCGGCAAGGCTGAGCGAGGACCCCGAGGTGAGCGTCACCCTGCTGGAAGCCGGGGGCGAAGACCGCAGCGTGCTGATCCACTGCCCGGCAGGGCTGGCGCTGATGGCCAAGCAAAAAACCTGTAACTGGTCCATGAGCACCGTGCCCCAGCCCGGCCTCAACGGCCGGCAGGGCTATCAGCCGCGCGGCAAGGTGCTGGGTGGTTCCAGCTCCATCAATGCCATGATTTATATGCGTGGCCAACCCCAGGACTATGAATATTGGAGCGCTCAAGGCAATCCCGGTTGGGGCTGGAGCGATGTTTTTCCCTATTTCATCAAGGCCGAGAACAACACGCGTGCCGCGGATGCGCTGCATGGCAGCCGGGGCCCGCTGCATGTGTCCGACCTGTGCGATCCCAACCCTTTGGCCCTGGCTTTTGTGCAGGCCGGTGTCCAGGCCGGGCAGGTGCACAACCGGGATTTCAACGGACCTACCCAGGAGGGCGTGGGCCTGTACCAGGTCACCCACCACCAAGGCGAGCGCTGCAGCGCTGCCAAAGCCTATCTGACGCCGGTGCGCCAGCGCCCCAATCTGGAGGTCATCACCCGGGCCAGGGTGTTGCGTATTTTGTTGGAAGACCGCCAGGCGGTGGGCGTGGAGTACGAGCAGGGCGGGCAGGTCAGGCAGCTGCGTTGCCGCCGCGAGGTGCTGCTGTGTGCCGGGGCGCTGCAATCGCCGCAGCTGCTCATGCTTTCGGGCATTGGGCCGGGTCAGCATCTGCAGCAGCTGAGCATCAAGGTGGCTCACCATCTGCCGGGTGTGGGCCTGCATTTGCATGATCACCCCGATGTGGTGCAGGTGGTGGATGCACCGCAACTGACCGACAGCTTTGGCATTTCGCTGACCGGCATCAAGCATCTCTGCCGGGGTGTGGTCCAGTGGACGCGTGAGCGACGCGGCATGCTGACCAGCAATTTTGCCGAGGCCGGCGGCTTTATCCGCAGCCAGCCACAGGAAGCGGCGCCCGATCTGCAACTGCATTTTGTGGTGGGCAAGCTGGTGGATCATGGGCGCAAGACGGTGTTAGGCCATGGCTATTCCTGCCATGTCTGTCTGCTGCAGCCGCAAAGCCGGGGTAGCGTGCGGCTGGCAAGCGCCGATGCGCGGGCGCTGCCGCTGATAGATCCGGGGTTCTTCAGCCATGAGGAGGACATGCCGCGCATGATTCGCGGCGTGCAGCGCATGCGCGACATCCTGGGCCAACCGGCGCTGGCCGGCCTGGGCGGCAAGGAATATGCAGCTTCAGCCCAGGCCCAAAGCGAGGCCGAGATCGAGCAGTTCATCCGCAACTACGCTGACACCATCTACCACCCGGTGGGCAGCTGCCGCATGGGGCCGGGGGAGCTGGACGTGGTGGATGCCAAACTGCGCGTGCACGGCATGCAGGGCTTGCGGGTGGTGGATGCCTCGGTGATGCCGCGCACCGTCAGCGGCAATACCAATGCGCCGGTCATCATGTTGGCGGAAAAAGCCGCAGATCTGATCCGCGGAGACTGGCGCTAG
- a CDS encoding 3-hydroxybutyryl-CoA dehydrogenase: MAIQTVGIVGAGTMGNGIAQACAVSGIDVVMVDISEAAVQKGLATVSGSLDRLIKKEKISEADKAAALARIKISTSYDDLKPAQLVIEAATENFDLKVKILKQLDGMLGQDVIVATNTSSISITQLAAVTQRADRFIGMHFFNPVPMMALVEIIVGLQTSDATHAAVKDMAERLGKTPITVKNAPGFVVNRILVPMINEAFFVLSEGLASAEDIDAGMKLGCNQPIGPLALADMVGLDVCLAVMEVYLKEFGDSKYRACPLLKEMVAAGRLGRKTGRGVYTY; the protein is encoded by the coding sequence ATGGCAATTCAAACTGTAGGCATCGTCGGTGCAGGCACCATGGGCAATGGCATCGCACAAGCCTGTGCGGTATCGGGCATCGATGTGGTGATGGTGGATATTTCGGAAGCCGCCGTGCAAAAAGGCCTGGCTACCGTCTCCGGCAGCCTGGACCGCCTGATCAAGAAAGAAAAGATCAGCGAAGCCGACAAGGCCGCCGCTCTGGCCCGCATCAAGATCTCGACCAGCTATGACGATCTGAAACCAGCCCAGCTGGTGATTGAAGCCGCTACCGAGAACTTCGACCTCAAGGTCAAGATCCTCAAGCAGCTGGACGGCATGCTGGGCCAGGACGTGATCGTGGCGACCAATACCTCGTCGATTTCCATCACCCAGCTGGCCGCCGTGACCCAGCGCGCCGACCGTTTCATCGGCATGCACTTCTTCAACCCCGTGCCCATGATGGCCCTGGTGGAGATCATTGTCGGCCTGCAGACTTCGGACGCCACCCACGCCGCCGTCAAGGACATGGCCGAGCGCCTGGGCAAGACTCCCATCACCGTCAAGAACGCCCCCGGCTTTGTGGTCAACCGCATTCTGGTGCCCATGATCAACGAAGCCTTCTTCGTGCTGTCCGAAGGCCTGGCCTCGGCCGAAGACATTGACGCCGGCATGAAGCTGGGCTGCAACCAGCCGATCGGCCCGCTGGCTCTGGCCGACATGGTCGGCCTGGATGTCTGTCTGGCCGTGATGGAGGTGTACCTAAAGGAGTTCGGCGACAGCAAGTACCGCGCCTGCCCGCTGCTCAAGGAAATGGTGGCCGCCGGTCGTCTGGGTCGAAAGACCGGACGCGGTGTTTACACCTACTAA
- a CDS encoding crotonase/enoyl-CoA hydratase family protein has product MQIEIPSPPPEGCIHCEVRGHVLLIGINRPAKRNGWTPAMFQQLGEAYTRLDDEPDLRVGLLHAFGEHFTAGLDLPAIAEFMKAGQKVIAPGLVEPHDFGLPGYRRRSKPMVAAVQGICFTVGIELMLGADIVVAADNCRFAQMEVQRCIMPTGGATLRMAERAGVGNAMLHMLTGDEFDSAEAYRCNFVQKVVPAGLQLDEAVRIAERIAAQAPQAVVATRLNVLKAIELGQAAAVADFIPVQQRLAQSEDAAEGVRSFIEKRPARFTGR; this is encoded by the coding sequence ATGCAAATCGAAATTCCCAGCCCTCCGCCCGAGGGCTGTATTCATTGTGAAGTGCGCGGCCATGTGCTGCTGATAGGCATCAACCGCCCGGCCAAGCGCAACGGCTGGACACCAGCCATGTTCCAGCAGCTGGGAGAGGCCTATACAAGACTGGACGACGAGCCGGACTTGCGCGTAGGCCTGCTGCACGCTTTTGGCGAGCATTTCACCGCCGGCCTGGATCTGCCGGCGATTGCCGAGTTCATGAAAGCCGGCCAGAAAGTGATTGCGCCCGGGCTGGTGGAGCCCCATGACTTCGGCCTGCCCGGCTATCGCCGCCGCAGCAAGCCCATGGTGGCAGCCGTGCAAGGCATTTGCTTTACCGTCGGCATCGAGCTGATGCTGGGTGCCGATATCGTGGTGGCGGCCGACAACTGCCGCTTTGCGCAGATGGAAGTGCAGCGCTGCATCATGCCCACGGGCGGCGCCACGCTGCGCATGGCCGAGCGTGCAGGCGTGGGCAATGCCATGCTGCACATGCTCACCGGCGACGAATTCGACAGCGCCGAAGCCTATCGCTGCAACTTTGTGCAAAAAGTCGTACCCGCCGGGCTGCAGCTGGACGAAGCCGTCCGCATTGCCGAGCGCATTGCGGCCCAGGCTCCGCAAGCCGTGGTGGCCACCCGCCTGAACGTGCTCAAGGCCATAGAGCTGGGCCAGGCCGCCGCCGTGGCCGATTTCATTCCCGTGCAACAGCGCCTGGCACAGAGCGAGGACGCGGCCGAAGGCGTGCGCTCCTTCATAGAAAAACGCCCCGCACGTTTTACCGGCCGCTGA
- a CDS encoding serine hydrolase yields the protein MKFKSFSRQVLTPITLAALLSVANTPLMAQTAALPDPASTTVQALGWMQGFPPPPDKQITFDNPVGNVFPRIRWTFSHIRELVPTANVWRGTGAPSPLRAAPVNLDGVRLKVMGTGEELTFAQSLERNYTDGIVVLHKGRVVYEKYFGALTPERPHLAMSVTKSFVGTLAAMLAEEGTLKPDAPVTQYLPEMKDTAYGDAAVRQVMDMTIGVKYSENYADPKAEVWDYARAGGMVPQGRDYAGPKSFDLFLQGLQKEGEHGQAFAYKTANAEVLAWLVRRASGKSLAQLMSERIWSRIGAEQDAYFMVDRIGTESGGGGLNTALRDLARFGEMMRNQGRYNGQQVLPKAVVEDIQRGADKAQFAKAGYTTLPGWSYRNMWWVSHNDHGAYMARGIHGQAVYIDPKAQMVIARYASHPIAANGANDPISLPAYQAVADALMKK from the coding sequence ATGAAATTCAAGTCTTTTTCGCGTCAGGTGCTTACACCGATTACGCTAGCAGCTCTTCTTTCAGTAGCAAACACACCGCTGATGGCGCAGACCGCCGCTCTGCCCGATCCAGCCAGCACCACGGTGCAGGCTCTGGGCTGGATGCAGGGCTTTCCACCGCCGCCGGACAAGCAGATCACCTTTGACAACCCTGTGGGAAATGTCTTCCCCCGCATACGCTGGACCTTCTCTCATATCCGCGAGCTGGTGCCCACGGCCAATGTCTGGCGCGGCACGGGCGCACCCAGCCCGCTGCGCGCCGCACCGGTGAATCTGGACGGTGTGCGCCTGAAAGTCATGGGCACGGGCGAGGAGCTGACCTTTGCCCAGTCGCTGGAGCGCAATTACACCGACGGCATCGTGGTGCTGCACAAGGGCCGCGTCGTCTACGAAAAATATTTTGGTGCGCTGACGCCCGAGCGTCCGCATCTGGCCATGTCGGTGACCAAATCCTTTGTCGGCACGCTGGCCGCTATGCTGGCCGAAGAAGGCACGCTCAAGCCCGATGCTCCCGTCACCCAGTACCTGCCGGAGATGAAGGACACGGCCTATGGCGATGCCGCGGTGCGCCAGGTGATGGACATGACGATTGGCGTGAAGTATTCCGAGAACTATGCCGATCCCAAGGCCGAAGTCTGGGACTATGCCCGCGCCGGCGGCATGGTGCCCCAGGGCAGGGACTATGCAGGGCCCAAAAGCTTTGACCTGTTTCTGCAGGGTCTGCAAAAAGAAGGCGAGCACGGCCAGGCCTTTGCCTACAAAACGGCTAATGCCGAAGTCCTGGCCTGGCTGGTACGCCGCGCCAGCGGCAAATCGCTGGCCCAGTTGATGAGCGAGCGCATCTGGAGCCGCATCGGTGCCGAGCAAGATGCCTATTTCATGGTCGATCGCATAGGCACGGAATCGGGCGGCGGCGGACTCAACACCGCGCTGCGCGATCTGGCCCGCTTTGGCGAGATGATGCGCAACCAAGGCCGCTACAACGGCCAGCAGGTGCTGCCCAAGGCCGTGGTTGAGGACATTCAGCGCGGTGCAGACAAGGCCCAGTTTGCCAAGGCCGGCTATACCACCCTGCCCGGCTGGTCCTACCGCAATATGTGGTGGGTCTCGCACAACGACCATGGCGCGTATATGGCGCGCGGCATTCACGGCCAGGCCGTCTATATCGATCCCAAAGCCCAGATGGTGATTGCCCGCTATGCCTCGCACCCGATTGCAGCCAATGGCGCCAATGACCCCATCAGCCTGCCCGCCTATCAGGCTGTGGCCGATGCGCTCATGAAAAAATAG
- a CDS encoding organic hydroperoxide resistance protein, with product MAQLDKVLYTAHAHTTGGREGASRTDDGRLDIQLTSPGGAGKGTNPEQLFAAGYSACFIGAMKAVAARQKLTLPPDLSVDAQVDLGPVGQVFGIAVRMTINLPGMDKAQAQELVDAAHQVCPYSNATRGNIDVALTVA from the coding sequence ATGGCCCAGCTCGACAAAGTTCTCTATACCGCCCACGCCCACACCACCGGCGGGCGCGAAGGCGCATCGCGCACCGATGACGGCCGTCTGGATATCCAGCTGACCTCGCCCGGCGGTGCCGGCAAGGGCACCAACCCCGAGCAGCTGTTTGCCGCCGGCTACTCGGCCTGCTTTATCGGCGCCATGAAGGCCGTGGCCGCACGCCAGAAGCTGACGCTGCCACCAGACCTGTCGGTCGATGCCCAGGTGGACCTGGGCCCTGTGGGCCAGGTGTTCGGCATCGCCGTGCGCATGACCATCAACCTGCCCGGCATGGACAAGGCCCAGGCCCAGGAGCTGGTGGATGCAGCCCACCAGGTCTGCCCCTACTCCAATGCCACGCGCGGCAACATCGACGTTGCGCTGACGGTGGCCTAA
- a CDS encoding 2'-5' RNA ligase family protein encodes MHASAELSLPCDDRDFAEWHQGCPWCAVWVVWLDDAATRQAVAAGRAALDDCLLARYARQPHITVAYRGLCADGDAHEAGEFGLQALRRDLGLLKNLAQQPFVLQLGGVGSFTSVPYLAVAEGGEALAALHAALVPQQPVPGWRYVPHVTLGHYGQRLPLAQALQKLKEQQELGQGLPPQPVGQLALVRYASADMAGPLVREGCFDLAAGRYSAAPGALWAELGEV; translated from the coding sequence ATGCATGCTAGCGCCGAACTGTCCCTGCCCTGCGATGACCGCGATTTTGCCGAATGGCACCAGGGCTGCCCTTGGTGCGCGGTCTGGGTGGTGTGGCTGGATGATGCGGCGACCCGCCAGGCGGTGGCGGCCGGCCGTGCGGCCCTGGACGACTGTCTGCTGGCGCGCTATGCGCGCCAGCCGCATATCACCGTGGCCTATCGCGGCCTGTGTGCCGACGGTGATGCGCATGAAGCGGGGGAGTTCGGGCTGCAGGCCTTGCGCCGCGATCTGGGCTTGCTCAAAAACCTGGCACAACAACCTTTTGTGCTGCAGCTGGGTGGCGTGGGCAGTTTTACCTCCGTGCCTTATCTGGCCGTGGCCGAAGGCGGCGAGGCGCTGGCGGCTCTGCATGCGGCCCTGGTGCCGCAGCAGCCCGTGCCCGGCTGGCGCTATGTGCCCCATGTGACGCTGGGCCACTATGGGCAGCGCTTGCCTTTGGCCCAGGCGCTGCAAAAACTCAAGGAGCAGCAGGAGCTGGGGCAGGGGCTGCCGCCCCAGCCGGTCGGCCAGCTGGCCCTGGTGCGCTATGCCAGCGCCGATATGGCGGGACCGTTGGTGCGGGAAGGCTGCTTTGATCTGGCCGCCGGGCGCTACAGCGCCGCGCCCGGGGCTTTGTGGGCAGAGCTGGGTGAAGTTTAG